A window of Cryptomeria japonica chromosome 3, Sugi_1.0, whole genome shotgun sequence contains these coding sequences:
- the LOC131063901 gene encoding uncharacterized protein LOC131063901: protein MAPDNQAVRASFGVYKPVEGCTINDVLTHVIRVASSLETTCEVNITILKSKTRSWVAAFCEQKGQADQKNPWTNLPQAAAFTKGLKCPVRMVDFGWFELVAGDQKMNEGKEFLPLAQYGMGDIVSVRRIFTKGGTKQEKLVYCCLAVLKAFFKNIKGMMSYNFYRSLDGKKVIGLGKWENTDFAYGVINNPDGCPAEAYWNSVGPKKLKYEVCEVVYVTQNKLNP from the exons ATGGCTCCAGATAACCAAGCAGTGAGGGCTTCATTTGGAGTATACAAACCTGTTGAAGGCTGCACCATAAATGATGTTTTGACCCATGTGATCAGAGTGGCCTCTTCTCTGGAGACGACCTGTGAAGTTAACATCACCATACTCAAGAGCAAGACCAGATCCTGG GTTGCAGCCTTTTGTGAACAAAAAGGCCAGGCAGATCAGAAAAATCCATGGACAAATCTTCCACAG GCTGCAGCTTTCACTAAGGGACTCAAGTGCCCTGTGAGAATGGTGGACTTTGGATGGTTTGAATTAGTCGCTGGAGATCAGAAAATGAATGAAGGGAAGGAATTCTTGCCTTTAGCACAGTATGGTATGGGGGACATTGTGAGTGTTCGGAGAATATTCACTAAAGGGGGTACAAAGCAGGAGAAGTTGGTGTACTGTTGCCTGGCAGTACTAAAGGCCTTCTTCAAAAACATCAAGGGAATGATGTCCTACAACTTCTACAGATCTCTGGATGGGAAGAAGGTCATTGGTCTTGGTAAGTGGGAAAATACAGATTTTGCCTATGGCGTGATAAACAATCCAGATGGGTGCCCTGCAGAAGCTTATTGGAACAGTGTGGGACCCAAGAAATTGAAATATGAAGTGTGTGAGGTGGTGTATGTGACCCAAAACAAGCTAAATCCATAA